A single Diachasmimorpha longicaudata isolate KC_UGA_2023 chromosome 10, iyDiaLong2, whole genome shotgun sequence DNA region contains:
- the LOC135166555 gene encoding liprin-alpha-1 isoform X7, with translation MWNMMCDVMPTIAEDSISQRSSQFSGDDANFEQLMVSMLDERDKLMDSLRESQERLQEAEARLQDVEKERDALNRQMNANIPQEFSQLTKELSAARENILEREEEISELKAERNNTRLLLEHLECLVSRHERSLRMTVVKRQAAAQSGVSSEVEVLKALKSLFEHHKALDEKVRERLRVALEKNTSLEEELSRTKDELQQYKAAGHLKTLEDRPKENGQTDESQSKNETETASQDQQEVVSTVIEFNDERKMESGNRLSNGGLDTSDHESAARVIDLQSTVEKQSVELSTWQRRVGELGGRVAELEETLSKAQKDLVKTQETNVKLQRDLRENVAQKEDQEERIATLEKRYLNAQRESTSLHDLNEKLEQELQHKEAQLKLQEEKIAAIQEKLELAEQKLAGYPKLPEMEEQLKARMEALTQVRRPNQQAQERHGSAEDRIQRLEGQLEEKNAEVMRLNQRLKMNEEHNTRLSSTVDKLLSESNERLQVHLKERMHALEEKNALTQELEKTRKIAEDLQNEKSEIMKELGKARLEIDNVKRQMLQQEIAFNIQQTDALTRSLSPNAVEPASSSRSASHSSFDTHSLPRRGKRLEDDGTKGYVARTLAEQEWEKLQQAHVLANVQQAFDVSSDAEGDGDNESIFSSAADVISPSGHTDAQTLAMMLQEQLDAINIEIRLIQEEKQSTEARAEELESRVGSLEHMNLLARGRSLERASPPLSGRSTPKSHHSPNRDYLHKYHTLQLSGEELHSVSERDSGGGGSGGSEAASPLTARSLRLERVVQALAHSQEELRRHGHHNNGTLNSGTPPSPLSSRHSSQDSLHKNSFGSVGLPIGQLSSSHLHMPSTMSPATAAAVAAAQKKKGIKSSLGRFFSKKEKIKGKDTTMPGDVPGMGGACTPADPDYGDNVSVAGTLGGKSDFDRRKKKSMLDSSRHELLGEAMKAGTPFALWNGPTIVAWLELWVGMPAWYVAACRANVKSGAIMSALSDTEIQREIGISNPLHRLKLRLAIQEMVSLTSPSAPKTSRTTLAFGDMNHEWIGNVWLPSLGLPQYRSTFMECLVDARMLDHLTKKDLRGQLRMVDSFHRTSLQYGISCLKRLNFDRQQLEDRRRMAEGANVDVIVWSNDRVIRWVQSIGLKEYGNNLLESGVHGALVALDESFDANAFALTLQIPTQNVQARQVLEMEFQNLLTVGTERRSEENSMKS, from the exons ATGTGGAATATGATGTGCGATGTGATGCCAACAATTGCTGAGGACAGCATCAGCCAGAGGAGTTCACAGTTCTCCGGGGACGATGCTAATTTCGAGCAGCTCATGGTGTCGATGCTGGATGAGAGGGATAAACTCATGGATTCGCTCAGGGAGAGCCAGGAGAGGCTCCAGGAGGCTGAGGCCAGGCTGCAGGACGTCGAGAAGGAGAGGGATGCGCTCAATCGACAGATGAATGCTAATATTCCTCAG GAATTTTCGCAACTGACGAAGGAACTCTCAGCAGCCCGTGAGAATATACTCGAGCGAGAGGAAGAAATCTCGGAATTAAAAGCAGAGCGTAACAACACTCGG CTTCTACTCGAACATCTGGAATGTCTGGTGTCACGTCACGAAAGGTCACTGAGGATGACAGTAGTGAAGAGACAAGCTGCAGCCCAGTCGGGTGTCTCGTCCGAGGTCGAGGTCCTCAAGGCACTCAAGAGCCTCTTCGAGCATCACAAGGCCCTGGACGAAAAG GTACGAGAGCGATTAAGAGTCGCACTGGAGAAAAATACGAGTCTCGAGGAGGAGCTATCACGTACCAAAGACGAG CTCCAGCAATACAAAGCTGCTGGACATCTCAAGACTCTCGAGGACAGACCCAAAGAGAATGGCCAGACTGATGAGAGCCAGAGCAAG AATGAAACTGAAACAGCTAGCCAGGACCAACAGGAGGTGGTATCAACTGTTATTGAGTTTAATGATGAGAGGAAAATGGAGAGTGGAAATAGACTGAGCAACGGTGGTCTCGATACCTCTGACCACGAATCGGCTGCACGTGTTATTGACTTGCAGTCGACTGTTGAGAAACAG agTGTAGAATTGTCAACATGGCAGCGTCGAGTTGGTGAACTCGGTGGTCGTGTGGCAGAGCTCGAGGAGACTCTTTCCAAGGCACAGAAGGACCTCGTGAAAACCCAGGAAACAAATGTCAAACTCCAACGAGATTTACGTGAAAATGTAGCACAAAAGGAGGATCAGGAGGAGAGAATTGCAACGCTGGAGAAGAGATATCTGAATGCCCAGAGAGAATCCACTAGTCTCCACGatctgaatgaaaaattggagcAAGAATTGCAGCACAAAGAGGCACAGCTCAAG CTGCAAGAGGAGAAGATAGCAGCTATTCAAGAGAAACTAGAGCTTGCTGAACAAAAATTGGCTGGTTATCCAAAATTACCAGAAATGGAAGAGCAATTGAAGGCTAGGATGGAGGCACTGACCCAGGTGAGGAGGCCCAATCAG CAGGCGCAGGAGAGACATGGCAGTGCTGAAGACAGGATTCAGAGACTGGAGGGACAACTCGAGGAGAAAAATGCTGAGGTTATGCGCCTCAATCAACGATTGAAAATGAATGAGGAGCATAACACGAGGTTGAGCAGTACTGTTGATAAACTACTGTCAG AATCGAACGAGCGCCTGCAGGTGCACCTCAAAGAGCGCATGCATGCCCTGGAGGAGAAGAACGCCCTCACCCAGGAGCTCGAGAAGACTCGAAAGATCGCCGAAGACCTTCAGAACGAGAAATCGGAGATAATGAAGGAGCTTGGCAAAGCTCGATTGGAAATAGATAACGTCAAGAGGCAGATGTTACAGCAGGAGATAGCTTTCAACATCCAGCAGACCGATGCCCTCACCAGAAGCTTATCACCAAATGCAGTGGAGCCAGCCTCGTCGTCAAGATCAGCTAGTCACAGTTCCTTTGACACTCACTCCCTTCCCAGACGGGGTAAACGCCTCGAGGACGATGGGACCAAGGGTTACGTTGCCAGAACACTTGCCGAACAGGAGTGGGAGAAGCTTCAACAAGCTCATGTCCTGGCGAATGTCCAACAGGCATTTGATGTGTCGTCCGATGCTGAGGGCGATGGCGACAACGagagtattttttcatcagcTGCTGATGTTATTAGCCCCAGCGGACATACTGATGCACAGACACTGGCGATGATGCTCCAGGAGCAGCTCGACGCCATCAACATCGAGATTAGGCTCATTCAGGAGGAGAAGCAGAGTACTGAGGCCAGGGCTGAGGAGCTCGAGAGCAGGGTTGGCAGTCTTGAGCACATGAACCTTCTGGCCAGGGGAAGGAGTCTTGAGAGGGCGTCTCCTCCTTTGAGTGGAAGGTCCACACCCAAGAGTCATCACAGCCCCAATAGGGATTATCTTCATAAGTATCATACG TTGCAGTTGTCCGGGGAGGAGTTACACTCGGTTAGTGAACGTGACAGTGGAGGCGGTGGTAGTGGAGGGAGTGAAGCTGCATCACCACTGACAGCAAGATCCCTGAGACTGGAGAGAGTCGTTCAGGCATTGGCGCACAGCCAAGAGGAGCTCAGGAG GCATGGGCATCATAACAACGGCACACTGAATTCTGGAACACCACCTTCACCATTGTCTTCACGTCATAGTAGCCAGGACAGTTTGCACAAGAACAGTTTTGGAAGTGTTGGCCTGCCCATTGGACAATTGTCGAGCTCTCATTTGCATATGCCGTCGACGATGAGTCCTGCTACAGCagctgctgttgctgctgcGCAGAAGAAGAAGGGAATTAAGAGCAGTCTTGGGAGATTCTTCAGCAAAAAGGAGAAG attaAGGGGAAGGATACAACAATGCCCGGAGACGTTCCCGGGATGGGGGGAGCGTGTACACCGGCGGATCCTGATTATGGGGATAATGTCTCCGTTGCTGGGACGCTGGGTGGAAAGAGTGATTTCGATCGAAGGAAAAAGAAAAG CATGCTGGACTCATCTCGTCATGAGCTTCTGGGCGAAGCTATGAAAGCAGGCACTCCATTTGCTCTCTGGAATGGCCCCACGATAGTCGCCTGGCTGGAGCTCTGGGTGGGAATGCCAGCTTGGTACGTAGCAGCCTGTCGTGCCAACGTCAAAAGTGGTGCCATTATGTCAGCCCTGAGTGACACAGAGATTCAACGAGAAATAGGCATCAGCAATCCTCTCCACAGACTCAAATTGAGACTCGCCATTCAGGAGATGGTCTCACTGACCTCTCCATCAGCTCCAAAAACATCCAGAACAACTCTTGCTTTTGGGGATATGAATCACGAGTGGATTGGAAATGTTTGGCTGCCAAGTCTTGGCCTGCCGCAGTACAGATCCACATTTATGGAGTGCCTTGTTGACGCACGAATGCTCGATCATCTTACCAAGAAGGATCTGAGGGGACAACTCAGAATGGTGGACAGCTTCCACAGGACGAGCCTCCAGTATGGAATATCTTGCCTCAAGAGACTTAATTTCGACCGACAACAGCTCGAGGACAGGAGGAGAATGGCTGAGGGGGCCAATGTAGATGTCATCGTTTGGAGCAATGACCGAGTCATCAGATGGGTTCAATCTATCGGACTCAAG gagtATGGGAACAATCTCTTGGAGTCCGGAGTACACGGAGCTCTCGTGGCCCTTGACGAGAGTTTCGATGCCAATGCATTCGCCCTGACCCTTCAGATACCAACGCAAAATGTTCAG GCAAGACAAGTCCTCGAGATGGAGTTTCAGAATCTCCTGACAGTGGGTACTGAGAGACGATCGGAGGAGAACAGCATGAAGTCCTGA
- the LOC135166555 gene encoding liprin-alpha-1 isoform X6 has product MWNMMCDVMPTIAEDSISQRSSQFSGDDANFEQLMVSMLDERDKLMDSLRESQERLQEAEARLQDVEKERDALNRQMNANIPQEFSQLTKELSAARENILEREEEISELKAERNNTRLLLEHLECLVSRHERSLRMTVVKRQAAAQSGVSSEVEVLKALKSLFEHHKALDEKVRERLRVALEKNTSLEEELSRTKDELQQYKAAGHLKTLEDRPKENGQTDESQSKNETETASQDQQEVVSTVIEFNDERKMESGNRLSNGGLDTSDHESAARVIDLQSTVEKQSVELSTWQRRVGELGGRVAELEETLSKAQKDLVKTQETNVKLQRDLRENVAQKEDQEERIATLEKRYLNAQRESTSLHDLNEKLEQELQHKEAQLKLQEEKIAAIQEKLELAEQKLAGYPKLPEMEEQLKARMEALTQVRRPNQQAQERHGSAEDRIQRLEGQLEEKNAEVMRLNQRLKMNEEHNTRLSSTVDKLLSESNERLQVHLKERMHALEEKNALTQELEKTRKIAEDLQNEKSEIMKELGKARLEIDNVKRQMLQQEIAFNIQQTDALTRSLSPNAVEPASSSRSASHSSFDTHSLPRRGKRLEDDGTKGYVARTLAEQEWEKLQQAHVLANVQQAFDVSSDAEGDGDNESIFSSAADVISPSGHTDAQTLAMMLQEQLDAINIEIRLIQEEKQSTEARAEELESRVGSLEHMNLLARGRSLERASPPLSGRSTPKSHHSPNRDYLHKYHTLQLSGEELHSVSERDSGGGGSGGSEAASPLTARSLRLERVVQALAHSQEELRSRHGHHNNGTLNSGTPPSPLSSRHSSQDSLHKNSFGSVGLPIGQLSSSHLHMPSTMSPATAAAVAAAQKKKGIKSSLGRFFSKKEKIKGKDTTMPGDVPGMGGACTPADPDYGDNVSVAGTLGGKSDFDRRKKKSMLDSSRHELLGEAMKAGTPFALWNGPTIVAWLELWVGMPAWYVAACRANVKSGAIMSALSDTEIQREIGISNPLHRLKLRLAIQEMVSLTSPSAPKTSRTTLAFGDMNHEWIGNVWLPSLGLPQYRSTFMECLVDARMLDHLTKKDLRGQLRMVDSFHRTSLQYGISCLKRLNFDRQQLEDRRRMAEGANVDVIVWSNDRVIRWVQSIGLKEYGNNLLESGVHGALVALDESFDANAFALTLQIPTQNVQARQVLEMEFQNLLTVGTERRSEENSMKS; this is encoded by the exons ATGTGGAATATGATGTGCGATGTGATGCCAACAATTGCTGAGGACAGCATCAGCCAGAGGAGTTCACAGTTCTCCGGGGACGATGCTAATTTCGAGCAGCTCATGGTGTCGATGCTGGATGAGAGGGATAAACTCATGGATTCGCTCAGGGAGAGCCAGGAGAGGCTCCAGGAGGCTGAGGCCAGGCTGCAGGACGTCGAGAAGGAGAGGGATGCGCTCAATCGACAGATGAATGCTAATATTCCTCAG GAATTTTCGCAACTGACGAAGGAACTCTCAGCAGCCCGTGAGAATATACTCGAGCGAGAGGAAGAAATCTCGGAATTAAAAGCAGAGCGTAACAACACTCGG CTTCTACTCGAACATCTGGAATGTCTGGTGTCACGTCACGAAAGGTCACTGAGGATGACAGTAGTGAAGAGACAAGCTGCAGCCCAGTCGGGTGTCTCGTCCGAGGTCGAGGTCCTCAAGGCACTCAAGAGCCTCTTCGAGCATCACAAGGCCCTGGACGAAAAG GTACGAGAGCGATTAAGAGTCGCACTGGAGAAAAATACGAGTCTCGAGGAGGAGCTATCACGTACCAAAGACGAG CTCCAGCAATACAAAGCTGCTGGACATCTCAAGACTCTCGAGGACAGACCCAAAGAGAATGGCCAGACTGATGAGAGCCAGAGCAAG AATGAAACTGAAACAGCTAGCCAGGACCAACAGGAGGTGGTATCAACTGTTATTGAGTTTAATGATGAGAGGAAAATGGAGAGTGGAAATAGACTGAGCAACGGTGGTCTCGATACCTCTGACCACGAATCGGCTGCACGTGTTATTGACTTGCAGTCGACTGTTGAGAAACAG agTGTAGAATTGTCAACATGGCAGCGTCGAGTTGGTGAACTCGGTGGTCGTGTGGCAGAGCTCGAGGAGACTCTTTCCAAGGCACAGAAGGACCTCGTGAAAACCCAGGAAACAAATGTCAAACTCCAACGAGATTTACGTGAAAATGTAGCACAAAAGGAGGATCAGGAGGAGAGAATTGCAACGCTGGAGAAGAGATATCTGAATGCCCAGAGAGAATCCACTAGTCTCCACGatctgaatgaaaaattggagcAAGAATTGCAGCACAAAGAGGCACAGCTCAAG CTGCAAGAGGAGAAGATAGCAGCTATTCAAGAGAAACTAGAGCTTGCTGAACAAAAATTGGCTGGTTATCCAAAATTACCAGAAATGGAAGAGCAATTGAAGGCTAGGATGGAGGCACTGACCCAGGTGAGGAGGCCCAATCAG CAGGCGCAGGAGAGACATGGCAGTGCTGAAGACAGGATTCAGAGACTGGAGGGACAACTCGAGGAGAAAAATGCTGAGGTTATGCGCCTCAATCAACGATTGAAAATGAATGAGGAGCATAACACGAGGTTGAGCAGTACTGTTGATAAACTACTGTCAG AATCGAACGAGCGCCTGCAGGTGCACCTCAAAGAGCGCATGCATGCCCTGGAGGAGAAGAACGCCCTCACCCAGGAGCTCGAGAAGACTCGAAAGATCGCCGAAGACCTTCAGAACGAGAAATCGGAGATAATGAAGGAGCTTGGCAAAGCTCGATTGGAAATAGATAACGTCAAGAGGCAGATGTTACAGCAGGAGATAGCTTTCAACATCCAGCAGACCGATGCCCTCACCAGAAGCTTATCACCAAATGCAGTGGAGCCAGCCTCGTCGTCAAGATCAGCTAGTCACAGTTCCTTTGACACTCACTCCCTTCCCAGACGGGGTAAACGCCTCGAGGACGATGGGACCAAGGGTTACGTTGCCAGAACACTTGCCGAACAGGAGTGGGAGAAGCTTCAACAAGCTCATGTCCTGGCGAATGTCCAACAGGCATTTGATGTGTCGTCCGATGCTGAGGGCGATGGCGACAACGagagtattttttcatcagcTGCTGATGTTATTAGCCCCAGCGGACATACTGATGCACAGACACTGGCGATGATGCTCCAGGAGCAGCTCGACGCCATCAACATCGAGATTAGGCTCATTCAGGAGGAGAAGCAGAGTACTGAGGCCAGGGCTGAGGAGCTCGAGAGCAGGGTTGGCAGTCTTGAGCACATGAACCTTCTGGCCAGGGGAAGGAGTCTTGAGAGGGCGTCTCCTCCTTTGAGTGGAAGGTCCACACCCAAGAGTCATCACAGCCCCAATAGGGATTATCTTCATAAGTATCATACG TTGCAGTTGTCCGGGGAGGAGTTACACTCGGTTAGTGAACGTGACAGTGGAGGCGGTGGTAGTGGAGGGAGTGAAGCTGCATCACCACTGACAGCAAGATCCCTGAGACTGGAGAGAGTCGTTCAGGCATTGGCGCACAGCCAAGAGGAGCTCAGGAG CAGGCATGGGCATCATAACAACGGCACACTGAATTCTGGAACACCACCTTCACCATTGTCTTCACGTCATAGTAGCCAGGACAGTTTGCACAAGAACAGTTTTGGAAGTGTTGGCCTGCCCATTGGACAATTGTCGAGCTCTCATTTGCATATGCCGTCGACGATGAGTCCTGCTACAGCagctgctgttgctgctgcGCAGAAGAAGAAGGGAATTAAGAGCAGTCTTGGGAGATTCTTCAGCAAAAAGGAGAAG attaAGGGGAAGGATACAACAATGCCCGGAGACGTTCCCGGGATGGGGGGAGCGTGTACACCGGCGGATCCTGATTATGGGGATAATGTCTCCGTTGCTGGGACGCTGGGTGGAAAGAGTGATTTCGATCGAAGGAAAAAGAAAAG CATGCTGGACTCATCTCGTCATGAGCTTCTGGGCGAAGCTATGAAAGCAGGCACTCCATTTGCTCTCTGGAATGGCCCCACGATAGTCGCCTGGCTGGAGCTCTGGGTGGGAATGCCAGCTTGGTACGTAGCAGCCTGTCGTGCCAACGTCAAAAGTGGTGCCATTATGTCAGCCCTGAGTGACACAGAGATTCAACGAGAAATAGGCATCAGCAATCCTCTCCACAGACTCAAATTGAGACTCGCCATTCAGGAGATGGTCTCACTGACCTCTCCATCAGCTCCAAAAACATCCAGAACAACTCTTGCTTTTGGGGATATGAATCACGAGTGGATTGGAAATGTTTGGCTGCCAAGTCTTGGCCTGCCGCAGTACAGATCCACATTTATGGAGTGCCTTGTTGACGCACGAATGCTCGATCATCTTACCAAGAAGGATCTGAGGGGACAACTCAGAATGGTGGACAGCTTCCACAGGACGAGCCTCCAGTATGGAATATCTTGCCTCAAGAGACTTAATTTCGACCGACAACAGCTCGAGGACAGGAGGAGAATGGCTGAGGGGGCCAATGTAGATGTCATCGTTTGGAGCAATGACCGAGTCATCAGATGGGTTCAATCTATCGGACTCAAG gagtATGGGAACAATCTCTTGGAGTCCGGAGTACACGGAGCTCTCGTGGCCCTTGACGAGAGTTTCGATGCCAATGCATTCGCCCTGACCCTTCAGATACCAACGCAAAATGTTCAG GCAAGACAAGTCCTCGAGATGGAGTTTCAGAATCTCCTGACAGTGGGTACTGAGAGACGATCGGAGGAGAACAGCATGAAGTCCTGA
- the LOC135166555 gene encoding liprin-alpha-1 isoform X10 — MWNMMCDVMPTIAEDSISQRSSQFSGDDANFEQLMVSMLDERDKLMDSLRESQERLQEAEARLQDVEKERDALNRQMNANIPQEFSQLTKELSAARENILEREEEISELKAERNNTRLLLEHLECLVSRHERSLRMTVVKRQAAAQSGVSSEVEVLKALKSLFEHHKALDEKVRERLRVALEKNTSLEEELSRTKDELQQYKAAGHLKTLEDRPKENGQTDESQSKNETETASQDQQEVVSTVIEFNDERKMESGNRLSNGGLDTSDHESAARVIDLQSTVEKQSVELSTWQRRVGELGGRVAELEETLSKAQKDLVKTQETNVKLQRDLRENVAQKEDQEERIATLEKRYLNAQRESTSLHDLNEKLEQELQHKEAQLKLQEEKIAAIQEKLELAEQKLAGYPKLPEMEEQLKARMEALTQVRRPNQQAQERHGSAEDRIQRLEGQLEEKNAEVMRLNQRLKMNEEHNTRLSSTVDKLLSESNERLQVHLKERMHALEEKNALTQELEKTRKIAEDLQNEKSEIMKELGKARLEIDNVKRQMLQQEIAFNIQQTDALTRSLSPNAVEPASSSRSASHSSFDTHSLPRRGKRLEDDGTKGYVARTLAEQEWEKLQQAHVLANVQQAFDVSSDAEGDGDNESIFSSAADVISPSGHTDAQTLAMMLQEQLDAINIEIRLIQEEKQSTEARAEELESRVGSLEHMNLLARGRSLERASPPLSGRSTPKSHHSPNRDYLHKYHTLQLSGEELHSVSERDSGGGGSGGSEAASPLTARSLRLERVVQALAHSQEELRSSQDSLHKNSFGSVGLPIGQLSSSHLHMPSTMSPATAAAVAAAQKKKGIKSSLGRFFSKKEKIKGKDTTMPGDVPGMGGACTPADPDYGDNVSVAGTLGGKSDFDRRKKKSMLDSSRHELLGEAMKAGTPFALWNGPTIVAWLELWVGMPAWYVAACRANVKSGAIMSALSDTEIQREIGISNPLHRLKLRLAIQEMVSLTSPSAPKTSRTTLAFGDMNHEWIGNVWLPSLGLPQYRSTFMECLVDARMLDHLTKKDLRGQLRMVDSFHRTSLQYGISCLKRLNFDRQQLEDRRRMAEGANVDVIVWSNDRVIRWVQSIGLKEYGNNLLESGVHGALVALDESFDANAFALTLQIPTQNVQARQVLEMEFQNLLTVGTERRSEENSMKS; from the exons ATGTGGAATATGATGTGCGATGTGATGCCAACAATTGCTGAGGACAGCATCAGCCAGAGGAGTTCACAGTTCTCCGGGGACGATGCTAATTTCGAGCAGCTCATGGTGTCGATGCTGGATGAGAGGGATAAACTCATGGATTCGCTCAGGGAGAGCCAGGAGAGGCTCCAGGAGGCTGAGGCCAGGCTGCAGGACGTCGAGAAGGAGAGGGATGCGCTCAATCGACAGATGAATGCTAATATTCCTCAG GAATTTTCGCAACTGACGAAGGAACTCTCAGCAGCCCGTGAGAATATACTCGAGCGAGAGGAAGAAATCTCGGAATTAAAAGCAGAGCGTAACAACACTCGG CTTCTACTCGAACATCTGGAATGTCTGGTGTCACGTCACGAAAGGTCACTGAGGATGACAGTAGTGAAGAGACAAGCTGCAGCCCAGTCGGGTGTCTCGTCCGAGGTCGAGGTCCTCAAGGCACTCAAGAGCCTCTTCGAGCATCACAAGGCCCTGGACGAAAAG GTACGAGAGCGATTAAGAGTCGCACTGGAGAAAAATACGAGTCTCGAGGAGGAGCTATCACGTACCAAAGACGAG CTCCAGCAATACAAAGCTGCTGGACATCTCAAGACTCTCGAGGACAGACCCAAAGAGAATGGCCAGACTGATGAGAGCCAGAGCAAG AATGAAACTGAAACAGCTAGCCAGGACCAACAGGAGGTGGTATCAACTGTTATTGAGTTTAATGATGAGAGGAAAATGGAGAGTGGAAATAGACTGAGCAACGGTGGTCTCGATACCTCTGACCACGAATCGGCTGCACGTGTTATTGACTTGCAGTCGACTGTTGAGAAACAG agTGTAGAATTGTCAACATGGCAGCGTCGAGTTGGTGAACTCGGTGGTCGTGTGGCAGAGCTCGAGGAGACTCTTTCCAAGGCACAGAAGGACCTCGTGAAAACCCAGGAAACAAATGTCAAACTCCAACGAGATTTACGTGAAAATGTAGCACAAAAGGAGGATCAGGAGGAGAGAATTGCAACGCTGGAGAAGAGATATCTGAATGCCCAGAGAGAATCCACTAGTCTCCACGatctgaatgaaaaattggagcAAGAATTGCAGCACAAAGAGGCACAGCTCAAG CTGCAAGAGGAGAAGATAGCAGCTATTCAAGAGAAACTAGAGCTTGCTGAACAAAAATTGGCTGGTTATCCAAAATTACCAGAAATGGAAGAGCAATTGAAGGCTAGGATGGAGGCACTGACCCAGGTGAGGAGGCCCAATCAG CAGGCGCAGGAGAGACATGGCAGTGCTGAAGACAGGATTCAGAGACTGGAGGGACAACTCGAGGAGAAAAATGCTGAGGTTATGCGCCTCAATCAACGATTGAAAATGAATGAGGAGCATAACACGAGGTTGAGCAGTACTGTTGATAAACTACTGTCAG AATCGAACGAGCGCCTGCAGGTGCACCTCAAAGAGCGCATGCATGCCCTGGAGGAGAAGAACGCCCTCACCCAGGAGCTCGAGAAGACTCGAAAGATCGCCGAAGACCTTCAGAACGAGAAATCGGAGATAATGAAGGAGCTTGGCAAAGCTCGATTGGAAATAGATAACGTCAAGAGGCAGATGTTACAGCAGGAGATAGCTTTCAACATCCAGCAGACCGATGCCCTCACCAGAAGCTTATCACCAAATGCAGTGGAGCCAGCCTCGTCGTCAAGATCAGCTAGTCACAGTTCCTTTGACACTCACTCCCTTCCCAGACGGGGTAAACGCCTCGAGGACGATGGGACCAAGGGTTACGTTGCCAGAACACTTGCCGAACAGGAGTGGGAGAAGCTTCAACAAGCTCATGTCCTGGCGAATGTCCAACAGGCATTTGATGTGTCGTCCGATGCTGAGGGCGATGGCGACAACGagagtattttttcatcagcTGCTGATGTTATTAGCCCCAGCGGACATACTGATGCACAGACACTGGCGATGATGCTCCAGGAGCAGCTCGACGCCATCAACATCGAGATTAGGCTCATTCAGGAGGAGAAGCAGAGTACTGAGGCCAGGGCTGAGGAGCTCGAGAGCAGGGTTGGCAGTCTTGAGCACATGAACCTTCTGGCCAGGGGAAGGAGTCTTGAGAGGGCGTCTCCTCCTTTGAGTGGAAGGTCCACACCCAAGAGTCATCACAGCCCCAATAGGGATTATCTTCATAAGTATCATACG TTGCAGTTGTCCGGGGAGGAGTTACACTCGGTTAGTGAACGTGACAGTGGAGGCGGTGGTAGTGGAGGGAGTGAAGCTGCATCACCACTGACAGCAAGATCCCTGAGACTGGAGAGAGTCGTTCAGGCATTGGCGCACAGCCAAGAGGAGCTCAGGAG TAGCCAGGACAGTTTGCACAAGAACAGTTTTGGAAGTGTTGGCCTGCCCATTGGACAATTGTCGAGCTCTCATTTGCATATGCCGTCGACGATGAGTCCTGCTACAGCagctgctgttgctgctgcGCAGAAGAAGAAGGGAATTAAGAGCAGTCTTGGGAGATTCTTCAGCAAAAAGGAGAAG attaAGGGGAAGGATACAACAATGCCCGGAGACGTTCCCGGGATGGGGGGAGCGTGTACACCGGCGGATCCTGATTATGGGGATAATGTCTCCGTTGCTGGGACGCTGGGTGGAAAGAGTGATTTCGATCGAAGGAAAAAGAAAAG CATGCTGGACTCATCTCGTCATGAGCTTCTGGGCGAAGCTATGAAAGCAGGCACTCCATTTGCTCTCTGGAATGGCCCCACGATAGTCGCCTGGCTGGAGCTCTGGGTGGGAATGCCAGCTTGGTACGTAGCAGCCTGTCGTGCCAACGTCAAAAGTGGTGCCATTATGTCAGCCCTGAGTGACACAGAGATTCAACGAGAAATAGGCATCAGCAATCCTCTCCACAGACTCAAATTGAGACTCGCCATTCAGGAGATGGTCTCACTGACCTCTCCATCAGCTCCAAAAACATCCAGAACAACTCTTGCTTTTGGGGATATGAATCACGAGTGGATTGGAAATGTTTGGCTGCCAAGTCTTGGCCTGCCGCAGTACAGATCCACATTTATGGAGTGCCTTGTTGACGCACGAATGCTCGATCATCTTACCAAGAAGGATCTGAGGGGACAACTCAGAATGGTGGACAGCTTCCACAGGACGAGCCTCCAGTATGGAATATCTTGCCTCAAGAGACTTAATTTCGACCGACAACAGCTCGAGGACAGGAGGAGAATGGCTGAGGGGGCCAATGTAGATGTCATCGTTTGGAGCAATGACCGAGTCATCAGATGGGTTCAATCTATCGGACTCAAG gagtATGGGAACAATCTCTTGGAGTCCGGAGTACACGGAGCTCTCGTGGCCCTTGACGAGAGTTTCGATGCCAATGCATTCGCCCTGACCCTTCAGATACCAACGCAAAATGTTCAG GCAAGACAAGTCCTCGAGATGGAGTTTCAGAATCTCCTGACAGTGGGTACTGAGAGACGATCGGAGGAGAACAGCATGAAGTCCTGA